In the Primulina eburnea isolate SZY01 chromosome 15, ASM2296580v1, whole genome shotgun sequence genome, GATTGTAGCAATTGGCCTCAGGTCTAAGCTTGAATGGCTATGATATGTTGACTTTGTTTTTGGGGCAGCTCTATATATGGCACTACAATAGTAGAGGGGAGGCTTCCTCGCCAAGGATTATACTGAGGACATGCCGTTCACTCCGTGCTGTGCACTTCCACCCACATGCTGCGCCATTTCTTCTTACTGCTGAGGTATTGATTCTGCCATTCTGGCATGCCTAGaaattttattatgattttcgtAAGTCATATGATGTTGCTCTTTACAGGTCAATGATCTTGACTCATCAGACCCTTCAATGACGCTGGCAACTTCCCCTGGATACTTGCGCTACCCCCCTCCTACTATATATTTGGCAGATACTCACTCTTCTTATAGATCAAATTCTGGAAATGAACCACCAATTATGTCTATACCATTTTTGCTTTGGCCTTCAATTGGTCGACGTGACAGAATGTCACCTTCCCAGCAGAATAATGGGGATGCAAACCCTAATGCTTCACAACAGATGGTGGATTCTTCTGCCTCTGTGCGGCTTCTCACCTTTTCAACTCCTTCTGGACGGTATGAACTTGTATTGTCTCCGATCGAATCGAGTAGTTCGCCTGTGCGACAAGATGTGCAAAATAATTCCTTAACAAGGGAAATGGATGATGCTGTTTCTCAGCCTGCAGTGGATGCAATGGAGTCAGATATGCAGACCGAAGAGACAAGCAATCCTTTTTTTCCAATGGGTGACTCAGCATATTGGGAGATTCCATTTTTGCAAGGCTGGTTTATTGGTCAAACTCAAACTCAAGCTGGCCAACCTGCGTTGCTCCCACAAAATGGAGGCGCTAGTGAAGGTTTGTCTTCCTATAGTGCAATGGGGAACCCATCATCGATTGTTCCTCTGGTAATTCCAAACAATGTTGGCACGTCAAGGGTTTCTAGTAGATCAGGTTCACGCCACCAGTCCTCACGGTCTCGCACGATCCCATTAGTTGGATCTAGTGATGTTGCTGCTTTTAACGGTATTCCATCAGACCAGAGCAATTCACAACCTTTCATGAATCAAGTGCAATCCGAGGTAGCCATATCTCTAGCTGCAGCTGCAGCTGCCGAATTACCTTGCACAGTGAAACTTAGAATATGGTCTCATGATGTGAAAAATCCTTGCGCTCCTCTTGATACAAAACAATGTCTCTTAACGATTCCCCATGCTGTACTTTGTAGGTACGCATCACTTTACTAGTGGTAACTATAATTGTTGTTTCTTTGTAGTTTAATAATTGACTGTCAGTTTTATTAAATGAATCGACATCATTACGTTATTGAAGTTTTCGAGGACTTCTAGGACTTTAAATTCATGATGCCATGGTAAACTCAATATGTGAGCTATTAATTTTCATCACCATTTCTTGTGCCCTCTTTCATTCATGTCTCTTCTCTGCTTCTCTCCAAATGTTGACTTGTAAGATACATTCTTGTAGTGAAATGGGTGCACATTTTTCACCATGTGGAAGATTTTTAGCTGTCTGTGTGGCGTGTATCCTGCCAAACATGGAAGCGGATCCAGGGTTCCAAGGCCATGTTCGGCACGATGTAACAGAAGCTTCAACATCTCCAACTAGGCATCCAGTTTTAGCACACCAAGTTGTGTATGAGCTAAGGATTTATTCCCTTGAAGCAGCTGCGTGAGTCTCAAAATATCTACCTAGCCTCCAGCTTTCTAAAAGGTTACTCTTTTATTTAAACTGGTACTTTTTCTGCATATGTAGTTTTGGCTCAGTTCTAGCATCTCGAGCTATCAGAGCTGCTCATTGTTTGACTTCAATACAGGTTAGTTTTATTGCTGAAACTTTTCCACATTATATTATTTAAAGTTGCTATATTCAGCAACACATTATTTTGCATCTTGATCTGGAAATTGGTGGAGGTGTTTCAATTTATCTTTAAATTTTGGGCATTGTTGATTGTTTTAAACAACCTTTTATATAAAGGCATTTGTTATTCTTGTATTCGTAACTGATTCTGTGGACATTTCATACAAAGTTAGAAAATTGAAATGTTCCCCGAATAAAGGCATTTAAAAccatattgtgataattaagtGTGTtgatcatatttattttttttttatttgggtctTTCGTATGCTGGTTGATGTTGTATTGGTAATGAAATGTACTAGTTGAAAGATTTGGATTGGTGAGGTGAATGAGAAAAAGGATATTTGTAGAGCAGATATATTTCATTTGTGCAGCAGAATGGCACTATATTATGTGGAACAGTGTACATAGCTATTTACCATCTATCATTTTGGCAAAAGATTTTGCTTCATATAGGAACATCATGTTGGTAGATTGATCCTTGGCCTGATGGTAGATATCCAATATAGCTTTGTCATGAAAATTGGAGTTACTGGGTATTGTGCTTTTTGAATATTGTTCAGAGTCTCAGACATCATAATTGTTTGCTTAGTTGCCAAATTGTTAATGTAAGTGTTAACAATTTGGACAATTGATTGCAAGTCTTTTTGCAATTGTAGTTCTCTCCTACATCAGAGCATCTGCTACTTGCCTACGGTCGGCGCCACAGTTCCCTTCTTAAAAGTGTTGTTATTGATGGAGATCAGACAATGCCAATTTATACTATCCTGGAGGTTAGATACGTGTGCATATTCTAATTTCTACTAATTCTGTGCATATGACCAGTTAATTATAATGTTCCCTGTTAACTGGGTGCTTATTCATTATAACTTCCTTGTTAAttctttttgaaaaatcatTCCTATATTGGTGTAAAGTTGCTTCTTTGTTCTCTAAGTAATTACcagtgaaaatattttgatattagaATGGAGAGATACCACGACTTTTGTCACTACATAAATAGTCTGAGAACCCTGGTCCCTGGCCAAAAGCCATTGAAGTACCTTGGCCCTAAGGTCACAGCTGATATGGTATCATCAATTCATGAACCATGATTTCAATTCTCCTTGGATGATGATAGAAATCCCAATTCCCCATGACAGTATCAGGAAACTGGGGCACGGGACTGTGAAGCTGAGACAGCTTCTGGTTGCActtgattatttttatttggcggAGGCCGCGGAGGATGGGGTTGGGGGAAGAGGAGATGCATGGTTATTATCAGAAAAAATGAATGTTTGAGTGGCATATGTAGGAGTAATAACTTGGAAACTAATGCCTTTTGTTTATGATCTAAAATTGCTCAATTGTAGTGATTCACTTGTTGAGGTATACGGATTACGACGACTTGGTGATGAGAAACAGCGTGTATTGCATTTTTGTTTGAATACTATGTTCAGTTTAAGATATACAAAGTATTTGCAGAACGCTTTTGTGGTGCAATTGTTATTTATCTATATCTCTTACACACTGCtaagaatctaattttatcTTGCAGATCTATAGAATTTCCGATATGGAACTTGTGACGGTTCTTCCCAGTGCAGAAGATGAGGTTAATGTAGCCTGTTTCCATCCTGCAGTTGGTGGTGGCTTTGTATATGGAACCAAGGTAGGTTAAACAAGTGTGTCCACTTTTTGGTGTTTCAGATCTTGTTTAGTAGTCTCTAATGTTGGCTTTCTTTAAAATGTTGCAGGAAGGAAAGCTTAGGATTCTTCAGTGTGATATATCCCACG is a window encoding:
- the LOC140813566 gene encoding uncharacterized protein, with amino-acid sequence MTSLSTWPDNSASLTAQSSSNFQPPQRQVTFPEGHSQQSNSRQSNVYNLLARREVSPRTKRTPKRLWGKASSHTDFSGIKCEIAKDAKQELFSWAEAESLLRLSARYCPLLPPPRSTIAAAFSADGKTLASTHGDHTVKIIDYQTGKCLKVLSGHRRTPWVVRFHPLHPEVLASGSLDHEVRLWDAKSADCIGSRDFYRPIASIAFHAQGEILAVASGRKLYIWHYNSRGEASSPRIILRTCRSLRAVHFHPHAAPFLLTAEVNDLDSSDPSMTLATSPGYLRYPPPTIYLADTHSSYRSNSGNEPPIMSIPFLLWPSIGRRDRMSPSQQNNGDANPNASQQMVDSSASVRLLTFSTPSGRYELVLSPIESSSSPVRQDVQNNSLTREMDDAVSQPAVDAMESDMQTEETSNPFFPMGDSAYWEIPFLQGWFIGQTQTQAGQPALLPQNGGASEGLSSYSAMGNPSSIVPLVIPNNVGTSRVSSRSGSRHQSSRSRTIPLVGSSDVAAFNGIPSDQSNSQPFMNQVQSEVAISLAAAAAAELPCTVKLRIWSHDVKNPCAPLDTKQCLLTIPHAVLCSEMGAHFSPCGRFLAVCVACILPNMEADPGFQGHVRHDVTEASTSPTRHPVLAHQVVYELRIYSLEAAAFGSVLASRAIRAAHCLTSIQFSPTSEHLLLAYGRRHSSLLKSVVIDGDQTMPIYTILEIYRISDMELVTVLPSAEDEVNVACFHPAVGGGFVYGTKEGKLRILQCDISHEFNGEVSSIPDYNMFEVPAYTIGG